A single region of the Pseudomonas sp. VD-NE ins genome encodes:
- a CDS encoding DNA-binding domain-containing protein produces MRLKEWQLAFEAFLLEEHPSASPRLRESLTGGPTLDVGTGLSIYQHAYKARLLEVLRNDFPTTLNWLGDDEFDRLAMAYIRQSPSAHFSLRWLGKGFEGFVREHLVPEQSAPLAELIALEWAFTLAFDAPAAEPVTIDAMAALAAEEWPELRVRAVPSSQWLECRFNSLSLWRAVKEESEFPDSMALEIPQICLIWRSQLICSYRSLDPAQATALNGLLKDGWSFSELCVELAVTYGEGAPLQAVTWLKQWIQDGLLERLQR; encoded by the coding sequence ATGCGCCTGAAAGAGTGGCAACTGGCGTTTGAAGCGTTTCTGCTCGAAGAACACCCCAGCGCGAGTCCGAGGTTGCGCGAGAGCCTGACCGGTGGCCCGACACTGGATGTCGGCACGGGACTGTCGATTTATCAGCATGCTTACAAGGCGCGTTTGCTGGAAGTCTTGCGCAATGACTTTCCGACGACCCTGAACTGGCTGGGCGACGATGAATTTGACCGACTCGCCATGGCTTACATCCGACAGTCTCCGTCAGCACATTTCAGCCTTCGCTGGTTGGGCAAAGGCTTTGAAGGCTTTGTCCGCGAGCATTTGGTGCCAGAGCAGAGTGCGCCACTGGCTGAGTTGATTGCGCTTGAGTGGGCCTTCACATTGGCCTTCGATGCACCTGCCGCTGAGCCAGTGACGATTGATGCGATGGCGGCCCTGGCCGCGGAGGAATGGCCCGAATTGCGGGTCAGAGCGGTGCCGTCCTCGCAATGGCTGGAGTGCCGTTTCAACAGCCTTTCATTGTGGCGCGCAGTGAAAGAAGAGTCGGAATTCCCTGACAGCATGGCGCTCGAAATCCCACAAATCTGTCTGATCTGGCGCAGCCAGTTGATCTGCAGTTACCGCAGCCTTGATCCGGCGCAAGCCACGGCTCTGAACGGCTTGCTCAAAGATGGCTGGAGTTTCTCCGAACTGTGCGTCGAGTTAGCAGTCACTTATGGTGAGGGCGCACCACTTCAAGCTGTTACCTGGTTGAAACAGTGGATACAGGACGGTTTGCTGGAGCGCCTGCAACGATAG
- a CDS encoding protease modulator HflK, with amino-acid sequence MSEEVPRGTHALNSPWIQAGRLAFFALYAVTILAALAWVFSNVRQIDPQNRAVVLHFGALDRIQNAGLLLAWPQPFEQVILLPAADRVIERRVDNLLRSDEALKADRVASFATPLSDALAGSGYLLTGDAGVVQLDVRVFYKVTDPYDFVLQGDHVLPALDRLVTRSAVALTASRDLDTILVARPELIGADNQAAERREKLRGDLVQGINKRLAALKASGQGIGIEVARVDVQSSLPDPAVSAFNAVLTASQQADKAVANARTDAEKLTQTANEQADRTLQVAHAQAGERLAKASADTATVSSLAKTTDPQLLLRLYRERMPKILGQAGSVTTVDPKDDSRLIIQGASK; translated from the coding sequence ATGAGTGAAGAAGTTCCACGTGGAACACATGCGCTGAACAGTCCGTGGATTCAGGCTGGGCGGTTGGCATTCTTTGCCTTGTACGCGGTGACGATCCTCGCCGCATTGGCTTGGGTGTTTTCCAATGTTCGGCAAATTGATCCGCAGAATCGCGCGGTGGTGTTGCATTTCGGCGCGCTGGATCGCATCCAGAATGCCGGTCTGCTGTTGGCCTGGCCGCAGCCATTCGAGCAGGTGATTTTGCTGCCCGCAGCTGATCGGGTGATCGAGCGTCGCGTCGATAATCTGTTGCGCAGCGATGAGGCGCTGAAGGCGGATCGGGTCGCTTCCTTCGCCACACCGCTGAGCGATGCCTTGGCCGGATCTGGTTATTTATTGACCGGTGATGCCGGCGTCGTACAACTGGATGTACGGGTGTTCTACAAAGTCACCGACCCTTACGATTTCGTGTTGCAAGGCGATCATGTGTTGCCGGCATTGGACCGATTGGTCACCCGCAGTGCGGTGGCACTGACGGCCTCACGTGATCTGGACACCATTCTGGTTGCTCGCCCGGAGTTGATCGGCGCTGACAACCAGGCCGCTGAACGTCGTGAAAAACTTCGTGGTGATCTGGTCCAGGGCATCAACAAACGCTTGGCCGCGCTGAAGGCAAGCGGGCAGGGCATCGGCATCGAAGTGGCGCGAGTCGATGTGCAATCGAGTCTGCCGGATCCGGCGGTCAGCGCTTTTAATGCGGTGCTGACCGCCAGTCAGCAGGCCGACAAAGCGGTGGCCAATGCACGCACCGACGCCGAGAAACTTACCCAGACTGCCAACGAACAAGCCGACCGCACGTTGCAGGTAGCTCACGCGCAGGCTGGTGAGCGCTTGGCCAAAGCCTCGGCCGACACGGCCACAGTGTCGAGCCTGGCCAAAACTACCGATCCGCAATTGCTCCTGCGCCTTTACCGCGAGCGCATGCCGAAGATTCTCGGTCAGGCCGGATCGGTCACCACGGTCGACCCGAAAGACGATTCCCGCCTGATCATTCAGGGAGCCAGTAAATGA
- a CDS encoding protease modulator HflK codes for MQVDLEVDGTQVTALPRFQQAAAQSRRLRRWAIGFGGLAGAGWVLAFFVGLFAPQSLWLPLLVNQSAALLVLVAGLQSARWVTRWRVQVINPVAPAPLAVEEHSAPQGWYERLLDRLSQRSLHLLGQIGAATLWLGGWALLVVLSIDQAWNLALPAAAMGLSATVGAALALLLAFGLLVLERQLAQENPAQWPEAGSLAQLTRVAIISLVLGALCLLFAGDNAIWPVRVAVLIGILPGLVAIELLLRAVLSIFSPRRELLEPTLLARSFVADMLRWPPQPLLALQHELRNRFGIDLRQIWAFSYMRRAFLPVLALVAAVGWLLTGIHEIPLQGRGIYERFGKPVQVFGPGLHSGLPWPLGRVLIVENGVVHELATSVGENAIPLQADPAEGPAPVTANRLWDASHVNDKSQVIASSRGDQQSFQIVNMDVRFVYRIGLSDLAALAATYNSADVPTLIRSTASRILVHDFASRTLDGLLGQDRVGLGEEIGRAVQSDLEKLNSGVEILATVVEAIHPPAGAANAYHGVQAAQIGAQALISRERGAAAEASNQAQLQASLARDQASANARETRATAQAADLRFGAEQKAYASAGQAFVLEQYLGELSQGLSKAKLLILDHRLGGSSNAPTIDLRTFTLPADPTPARTNAQPGVAH; via the coding sequence ATGCAAGTCGATCTGGAAGTGGATGGCACGCAAGTGACCGCACTGCCGCGCTTTCAGCAGGCGGCCGCGCAGAGCCGTCGTCTGCGACGATGGGCAATCGGCTTCGGCGGATTGGCCGGGGCAGGCTGGGTGCTGGCATTTTTTGTCGGGCTGTTTGCCCCGCAGTCATTGTGGCTGCCGCTGTTGGTCAATCAGAGTGCGGCATTGCTGGTGCTGGTGGCCGGGCTGCAATCGGCGCGGTGGGTGACGCGTTGGCGGGTGCAGGTGATCAATCCTGTTGCGCCGGCACCGCTTGCCGTGGAAGAACATTCTGCGCCGCAGGGTTGGTATGAGCGGCTGCTGGACCGTTTGAGCCAACGCAGCCTGCACCTGCTCGGCCAGATCGGTGCGGCGACGCTGTGGTTGGGTGGCTGGGCGCTTTTGGTGGTGCTGAGTATCGACCAGGCGTGGAATCTGGCGTTGCCGGCCGCCGCCATGGGTTTATCCGCTACGGTGGGTGCAGCGTTAGCGTTGTTGCTGGCGTTCGGCTTGCTGGTGTTGGAGCGGCAACTGGCCCAGGAAAACCCGGCGCAATGGCCCGAAGCGGGTTCACTCGCGCAACTGACGCGTGTGGCGATCATCAGTCTGGTGCTGGGCGCGCTGTGTTTGCTGTTCGCTGGCGACAACGCCATATGGCCAGTTCGCGTTGCTGTGTTGATCGGTATCTTGCCGGGATTGGTTGCGATCGAGTTGCTATTGCGCGCCGTTCTTTCCATTTTCAGTCCTCGCCGTGAACTGCTTGAGCCGACACTGCTGGCGCGCAGTTTTGTCGCCGATATGCTGCGTTGGCCACCACAACCTTTACTCGCGCTGCAGCATGAATTGCGCAACCGTTTTGGCATCGATCTGCGCCAGATCTGGGCGTTCAGTTACATGCGCCGCGCCTTTTTACCGGTGTTGGCGCTGGTCGCGGCAGTGGGCTGGTTGCTCACCGGTATTCATGAAATTCCGCTGCAGGGCCGAGGAATTTATGAGCGCTTTGGAAAACCGGTTCAGGTATTCGGTCCGGGGTTGCACAGCGGTTTGCCTTGGCCGCTGGGGCGGGTGTTGATCGTTGAAAATGGCGTGGTGCATGAACTGGCCACCAGCGTCGGCGAGAATGCGATACCGCTGCAAGCCGACCCTGCTGAAGGCCCGGCACCAGTGACCGCCAACCGTCTGTGGGACGCCAGTCACGTCAACGACAAATCGCAAGTTATTGCCAGCAGCCGTGGCGACCAGCAGAGCTTCCAGATCGTCAACATGGACGTGCGTTTCGTCTATCGCATCGGCCTGAGCGATCTGGCCGCACTGGCCGCGACGTACAACAGTGCGGATGTGCCGACGCTGATCCGCAGCACCGCCAGCCGAATTCTGGTACATGACTTCGCCTCGCGCACGCTGGACGGTTTACTCGGCCAAGACCGGGTAGGGCTGGGCGAGGAGATTGGTCGCGCGGTGCAGAGTGATCTGGAAAAACTTAACAGCGGCGTGGAGATCCTTGCCACGGTCGTCGAGGCCATTCATCCCCCGGCCGGTGCCGCCAATGCCTATCACGGTGTGCAAGCCGCGCAGATCGGCGCGCAGGCATTGATTTCCCGCGAGCGTGGTGCGGCAGCTGAAGCGAGTAATCAGGCGCAATTGCAGGCCAGCCTGGCTCGCGATCAGGCCAGCGCCAATGCGCGGGAAACCCGTGCCACGGCGCAAGCAGCGGATCTGCGATTCGGCGCCGAGCAAAAAGCCTACGCCAGCGCCGGCCAGGCCTTTGTGCTGGAGCAATACCTCGGCGAGCTCAGCCAAGGCCTGAGCAAAGCCAAATTGTTGATCCTCGACCACCGTCTGGGCGGCAGCAGCAATGCACCGACCATTGACCTGCGTACGTTCACGCTGCCGGCTGACCCGACGCCCGCGCGCACCAACGCTCAACCAGGAGTCGCCCATTGA
- the hflC gene encoding protease modulator HflC, giving the protein MSQSHTHDHHDHSGHDHGHGGHHHHHGHHHGAPEEAGPFPWRRMGWAVLLVVFAIAAASLVQVRSGEATVITRFGNPARVLLDPGLSWRWPAPFEAAIPVDLRLRTTSSGLQDVGTRDGLRIIVQAYVAWQVQGDADNVQRFMRAVQNQPDEAARQIRTFVGSALETTASSFDLANLVNTDARQVRIADFEAQLRQQIDQQLLATYGVRVVQVGIERLTLPSVTLTATVDRMRAERETIATERTAIGKREAAQIRSAAERDARIVQADATVKAAEIEAQSRVEAAQIYGRAYASSPQLYNLLRSLDTLGTIVTPDTKLILRTDAAPFRVLVDGPPTLDSKTGSQP; this is encoded by the coding sequence TTGAGCCAGTCGCACACACACGATCATCATGACCACAGCGGCCACGATCACGGTCACGGCGGGCATCACCATCACCACGGACATCATCACGGTGCGCCGGAAGAGGCCGGGCCTTTTCCTTGGCGGCGGATGGGCTGGGCAGTCTTGTTGGTGGTGTTTGCCATTGCGGCGGCGAGCCTGGTGCAGGTTCGCTCCGGTGAAGCCACAGTTATTACGCGGTTTGGTAACCCAGCGCGGGTGTTGCTTGATCCGGGTTTGAGCTGGCGCTGGCCGGCGCCGTTCGAGGCGGCGATTCCGGTGGACCTGCGTCTGCGCACGACGTCCAGTGGCTTGCAGGATGTCGGCACCCGTGATGGATTGCGCATCATTGTGCAGGCCTACGTGGCGTGGCAGGTGCAGGGCGACGCGGACAATGTGCAGCGTTTTATGCGCGCCGTGCAGAATCAACCGGACGAAGCGGCGCGGCAGATTCGTACTTTTGTCGGTTCGGCGCTGGAAACCACCGCGAGCAGTTTTGATCTGGCGAATCTGGTGAACACTGATGCCCGTCAGGTGCGTATCGCCGATTTTGAAGCGCAGCTACGTCAACAGATCGATCAGCAATTGCTCGCGACATATGGCGTGCGGGTTGTGCAAGTCGGCATAGAGCGTTTGACCTTGCCGTCGGTGACGCTCACTGCCACGGTCGATCGCATGCGCGCCGAGCGTGAAACAATCGCCACTGAACGCACGGCCATCGGCAAACGTGAGGCCGCGCAAATCCGTTCCGCAGCCGAGCGCGATGCGCGAATCGTGCAGGCTGACGCGACGGTAAAAGCGGCAGAAATCGAAGCGCAATCGCGCGTCGAAGCGGCGCAGATTTATGGTCGTGCATACGCCAGTTCACCGCAGCTCTACAACTTGCTGCGTTCGCTGGACACCCTCGGCACCATCGTCACGCCTGACACCAAACTGATTCTGCGTACCGACGCCGCGCCATTCCGCGTATTGGTCGATGGCCCGCCGACACTCGACAGCAAAACCGGATCGCAACCATGA
- the cfaB gene encoding C17 cyclopropane fatty acid synthase CfaB, producing MLAQLPPALQNLQLPLRLRLWDGHEFNLGPAPSVTIVVKDPQMVSQFTHPSLDALGAAFVEGKLELEGSISEVIRVCDELSNALLGEDDDNQPVRSVHDKETDAKAISYHYDLSNAFYQLWLDSDMAYSCAYFETGSESLEQAQQAKFRHLCRKLRLQPGDYLLDVGCGWGGLARYAAREFGAKVFGITLSKEQLELARERVKAEGLEDQIELQLLDYRDLPQDGRFDKVVSVGMFEHVGHANLAEYCKTLFGAVKEGGLVMNHGITAKHTDGRPVGRGAGDFIEKYVFPNGELPHLAMISAEISEAGLEIVDVESLRLHYARTLDHWSERLEDNLEAAGKLVPDQALRIWRLYLAGCAYAFARGWINLHQILAVKAHADGSHELPWTRDDIYNP from the coding sequence ATGCTCGCGCAACTTCCACCGGCCTTACAGAATCTGCAGCTTCCGCTGCGCTTGCGACTCTGGGATGGCCATGAGTTCAATCTGGGGCCGGCACCCAGCGTCACCATTGTGGTCAAGGACCCGCAGATGGTCAGCCAGTTCACCCATCCAAGCCTCGATGCGCTCGGAGCGGCCTTCGTTGAAGGCAAGCTGGAACTGGAGGGCTCGATCAGCGAAGTCATTCGGGTCTGCGACGAATTGAGCAACGCGTTGCTCGGCGAAGATGACGATAATCAGCCAGTGCGTTCGGTGCACGACAAGGAAACCGACGCCAAAGCCATTTCCTACCACTACGACCTGTCCAATGCGTTCTACCAGCTCTGGCTGGACAGCGACATGGCCTATTCCTGCGCGTACTTCGAAACGGGCAGCGAATCCCTCGAGCAGGCGCAACAAGCCAAATTCCGCCATCTGTGTCGCAAGCTGCGTTTGCAGCCGGGTGACTATCTGCTGGATGTCGGTTGCGGCTGGGGTGGATTGGCGCGTTATGCCGCGCGGGAATTCGGTGCCAAGGTCTTCGGCATCACCCTGAGCAAGGAGCAGCTGGAGCTGGCGCGCGAACGGGTCAAGGCCGAAGGCCTGGAAGACCAGATCGAACTACAATTGCTCGACTATCGCGATCTGCCGCAGGACGGGCGTTTCGACAAGGTGGTCAGCGTCGGCATGTTCGAACACGTTGGTCACGCCAATCTGGCCGAGTATTGCAAAACCCTGTTCGGTGCGGTGAAGGAGGGCGGTCTGGTGATGAATCACGGCATCACCGCCAAGCACACCGATGGCCGTCCGGTGGGACGCGGTGCCGGGGATTTCATTGAGAAGTATGTTTTTCCCAACGGTGAATTACCGCACCTGGCGATGATCTCGGCGGAAATCAGCGAGGCGGGTCTGGAGATTGTCGACGTCGAAAGTCTGCGCCTGCATTACGCACGCACGCTGGACCACTGGAGTGAGCGGCTGGAGGACAACCTTGAAGCGGCTGGCAAACTGGTGCCGGATCAGGCGCTGCGCATCTGGCGCCTGTATCTGGCCGGCTGCGCTTACGCGTTTGCGCGCGGCTGGATCAACCTGCACCAGATCCTCGCGGTGAAGGCGCATGCGGATGGCAGCCATGAACTGCCGTGGACGCGCGACGATATCTATAAC
- a CDS encoding DUF692 domain-containing protein, with product MSVSLPFLGYGLGLRSAYYQQILEQSPDVDWFEVVSENFMVQGGKALYYLDAIAERYPLVMHGVSLSIGGPHALDPDYLNQLKQLAERVKPAWISDHLCWSRGNAHQLHDLLPLPYTEESLDYIAARVMQVQDILQRPLVLENVSSYVRGASDDFTEWEFLALLSRVSGCELLLDVNNVYVSSRNHGFDPWAFISTLPIDKVRQLHLAGHSDYGDYVIDTHDHPVSDPVWALYQRTLEHFGPVATLLERDDHFPPFEALLDELQTARRLGNKVLAGRQQCA from the coding sequence ATGTCTGTTTCTCTTCCTTTTCTGGGTTATGGCCTGGGTTTACGCAGCGCTTATTACCAGCAGATCCTTGAGCAGTCGCCGGACGTCGACTGGTTCGAAGTGGTTTCGGAAAATTTCATGGTGCAGGGCGGCAAGGCCCTGTATTACCTCGACGCCATTGCCGAACGCTACCCGCTGGTGATGCACGGCGTATCCCTGTCCATCGGCGGGCCGCATGCCCTCGACCCTGACTATCTCAACCAACTCAAGCAATTGGCCGAACGGGTCAAACCGGCATGGATCTCTGACCATTTGTGCTGGAGCCGTGGCAATGCCCATCAGTTGCATGATCTGCTGCCGCTGCCTTACACCGAAGAAAGCCTGGATTACATCGCTGCTCGCGTGATGCAGGTTCAGGACATTCTGCAGCGTCCGTTGGTGCTGGAGAACGTCTCCAGTTACGTGCGCGGCGCCTCGGATGATTTCACCGAGTGGGAGTTTCTCGCTTTGCTCAGCCGTGTGAGCGGCTGCGAATTATTGCTCGATGTGAACAATGTCTACGTCAGTTCACGCAACCATGGTTTCGATCCGTGGGCCTTCATCAGCACCCTGCCCATCGATAAAGTCCGTCAACTGCATCTGGCGGGGCACAGCGATTACGGCGATTACGTGATCGACACCCACGACCATCCGGTGAGTGATCCGGTCTGGGCGCTCTATCAACGCACACTCGAACATTTCGGCCCGGTGGCCACGTTGCTGGAACGCGATGACCATTTTCCGCCCTTTGAAGCACTGCTCGATGAACTGCAAACGGCCCGTCGGCTCGGCAACAAGGTTCTGGCCGGGAGGCAGCAATGCGCCTGA
- a CDS encoding membrane protein, with protein MTIKTAAAGAALALAAATMFAGVASNAMAADANVHCYGVNGCKGQNDCKTKDHACKGMGSCKGQGFKAMTQAACEKAGGKVGE; from the coding sequence ATGACCATCAAGACCGCTGCTGCTGGTGCCGCTCTCGCTTTGGCCGCCGCGACAATGTTCGCCGGTGTTGCCTCCAACGCGATGGCCGCCGATGCCAACGTTCACTGCTACGGCGTGAACGGCTGCAAAGGCCAGAACGACTGCAAAACCAAAGACCACGCCTGCAAAGGCATGGGTTCCTGCAAAGGCCAGGGCTTCAAGGCGATGACTCAGGCGGCGTGCGAAAAAGCCGGTGGCAAGGTCGGCGAATAA
- a CDS encoding heavy metal translocating P-type ATPase, with the protein MTATTAAPSLLSSAEQRRAARQLTLAMLALGLLGLGLIWRWLVPEQTGVSQLLLGVASLLVAVPVMRSAWYSLRYPSLHGITDQLIALAMLGAWATGDLLTAALLPIIMIFGHVLEERSVIGSQEAIHALGQLTRSHARKVQADGSIIEVDNGTLKAGDTVEVRAGDRIPADGRVLSGQASLDTASITGESVPVEAGVGMSVFGGAINLDGLLRIEVTRTGGESTLGKVIALMQNAERSKPPITRLLERYAGSYMVLVLLLAAVTWFITHDAQAMLAVLVAACPCALVLSAPATAIAGVAVAARHGILIRSSAFLEELADLTSLVVDKTGTLTFGTLRLRSINNPRAESSLIIALAASLGAASSHPVSRALAGLVSQEESLPLSDIHERQGLGVVAMTAQGEAALGRPELFAQLGITTTTVPDHDGPIAGLALNGEFLAWLLLADTVKPEARFALDELRELGLGRQLLLTGDRQSVAQSLAKEVGLHEVEAQALPEDKLNRVLKEIDNGFRPMVVGDGINDSLALKAGVVGVAMGAGGADIALASADIVLIGSDLRRLGTCVRLSRQCRRTLQVNVIIGLSWTLAIVVFAAFGWLGAAGAMIAALLHNLSTLLVLGNAGRLLRFQEPLLKLRKDL; encoded by the coding sequence ATGACTGCGACGACCGCCGCACCGAGCTTGTTGTCCTCGGCCGAACAACGCCGCGCTGCACGTCAATTGACGTTAGCCATGCTCGCGCTGGGCCTTCTTGGTCTCGGTCTGATCTGGCGTTGGCTGGTGCCGGAGCAAACCGGGGTCAGCCAGTTGCTGTTGGGTGTTGCTTCTTTGTTGGTCGCCGTGCCGGTGATGCGCTCGGCGTGGTACAGCCTTCGCTATCCAAGTCTGCACGGCATTACCGATCAACTGATTGCCCTGGCCATGCTTGGCGCCTGGGCGACGGGTGACCTGCTGACGGCCGCGCTGCTGCCGATCATCATGATCTTCGGTCATGTCCTGGAAGAGCGTAGCGTCATCGGTTCGCAGGAGGCGATCCATGCCCTTGGCCAACTGACGCGCAGCCATGCACGTAAGGTTCAGGCTGACGGCTCGATCATCGAAGTGGACAACGGCACGCTGAAAGCAGGCGACACCGTTGAAGTGCGCGCCGGTGATCGTATTCCCGCCGATGGTCGAGTGCTATCCGGCCAAGCCAGTCTCGACACCGCTTCGATTACTGGTGAATCGGTGCCGGTCGAGGCGGGCGTCGGCATGTCGGTGTTCGGCGGGGCGATCAACCTCGACGGCCTGCTGCGTATTGAGGTGACGCGCACCGGTGGCGAGTCGACGCTGGGCAAGGTCATCGCGTTGATGCAGAACGCCGAGCGCTCGAAGCCACCGATCACGCGATTGCTCGAACGCTATGCCGGCAGCTACATGGTGCTGGTGTTGCTGTTGGCGGCGGTGACCTGGTTTATCACTCACGATGCGCAAGCGATGCTCGCGGTATTGGTTGCCGCCTGTCCGTGTGCCTTGGTGCTGTCGGCTCCGGCCACGGCGATTGCCGGTGTGGCAGTGGCCGCACGCCACGGCATTCTGATCCGCAGCTCGGCGTTCCTTGAGGAGCTGGCCGATTTGACCTCGCTGGTGGTCGACAAGACCGGCACCCTGACTTTCGGCACCCTGCGCCTGCGGTCGATCAATAACCCGCGCGCAGAGTCATCCTTGATCATTGCGCTCGCTGCCAGCCTTGGCGCGGCGAGCAGCCATCCGGTCAGTCGTGCGCTCGCCGGGTTGGTCAGTCAGGAAGAGTCATTACCCCTGAGTGATATCCACGAGCGCCAAGGCCTCGGCGTGGTAGCCATGACCGCACAGGGCGAAGCCGCGCTGGGCCGCCCGGAGTTGTTCGCGCAACTGGGCATCACCACGACAACGGTTCCCGATCACGATGGGCCTATCGCCGGGTTGGCATTGAACGGTGAGTTCCTCGCCTGGTTGTTGCTCGCCGATACGGTTAAACCGGAAGCCCGTTTCGCCCTCGACGAATTGCGCGAGCTGGGTCTCGGCCGGCAATTGCTGCTGACCGGCGACCGCCAAAGCGTGGCTCAGTCGCTGGCCAAAGAGGTCGGTTTGCATGAGGTTGAAGCCCAGGCCCTGCCCGAAGACAAACTCAATCGTGTGCTCAAGGAAATCGACAATGGTTTCCGGCCGATGGTGGTCGGTGACGGCATCAATGATTCGCTCGCGCTGAAGGCGGGCGTGGTCGGTGTGGCGATGGGGGCCGGTGGTGCGGATATCGCGCTGGCCTCGGCCGACATCGTCTTGATCGGCAGCGACCTGCGCCGACTCGGTACTTGTGTGCGGCTCAGCCGTCAGTGCCGAAGGACGTTGCAGGTCAACGTGATCATCGGCCTGAGCTGGACGCTGGCCATCGTCGTGTTCGCTGCATTCGGCTGGCTGGGTGCCGCCGGGGCGATGATTGCCGCGCTGCTGCATAACCTCAGCACGTTGCTGGTGCTCGGTAATGCCGGGCGCTTGCTGCGCTTTCAAGAGCCGTTGCTCAAGCTCCGGAAAGACCTTTGA